GCTTCGGTTCTGTGCCTTTTCGCAGCCCCCGCCGCGGCACACGAAGATCACTGTGCTGCGGTTGCAGATTCTGTCGCGGACGCAGGGTTTAGCGACAGTGTCACAGTGACCTGTTCGGATAGCCACGCGACCCTGACATCCGATACCTATCCGGATCATGACATGATGACCGGGATTGTTGCGACAAACGAACAGGTTCCAGTTCCCGCAGATTACAGCGCGCCGATCCTGTTGGCTCCGGTTTTCAGCGGCACCCCGTTGACCCGTGACGCCGCACTCGGTGTCGCGGTGAATGGCGTGCCGATCTACGATTATACAGGCGGCGGCGAAATGACCGAAGCCGATTTGGCGCATCATCAAGCACAGCACGATACATTGCAGACTGGTCAACTTGATGTCTGCGGTGGCCATGCGGGTCGCGGGGATGACTACCATTACCATGTGGCCCCAACCTGCATGATCGCGCAGATGGAAAATGCAGGACCTGACGCCATTATCGGTTGGGCGTTTGATGGCTACCCTATCTACGGCGATAGCAACCCCGATGGATCTGCAATTATCGCAGGATCATTGGACGTCTGTAATGGCCAAACGGATGATACGTTTGGGTATCGTTATCATACGTCAGCGGACGCGCCCTATATCGTGCAATGCTTGATGGGCGTTGTGGCCGACTTTGATCAGTTGCCGCGCGTTCGTCCGTTAACGGCGACCACCGGAGGTGGGGCAGAGCCGGGTCGTCCCCCAAGAGGCGGCGTAGAAGACCTCGTTTTCACGCAAAACGATGATGGTAGCCGGAGCATGGACTACACATATGAAGGACAGGACTATTACATACGGTACGCCCCTTCGGATCAGGCGAATTGCTATGACTACACTACTGAGACGGTGACAAATGCAGGTCAGGTCATGCAGGGCGAATTCTGTCGATAGCTTTGCTTAAAGGAAGGCGCGCCTTGCTGCTTACCCTTCCCAAAGCGCTGTGTTGGGATAGAACTGGGACCATGCAAACCAGAACGCTTGGTGGCTTCCTAGATCCTGACCGTCAGGCCCAACGGCCCGAAGCCCGCCTGCAAAGAGTTCCAGTTTCACGTCGTTAAACGTCACCGATTGTCCTGCCCTGAGGGCCGCGACCGCGAGCGATCGGGGAAAGGCAACTGGCATCCCATTCGCGGTGATCGCCCCAATGACGTCTTCATGGACGCCCAACCGTGGATCAACATCTCCAACCGGAAAAATCGGACCATTTGCATCGCGTGTTTCGCGCAGATTAAAATCGCGGCCCAATGCCAATTCTTCCTTCAATACGGTTGTGTCAGGAAAGGTGGTCCGCCATGTACCCCAATCGGCTGTAATGACGGTTGCTTGGTCTAATTGCAGTCCTGTTTCTGCTAGCGGTCCAGCGACGGCTTTACCAGTAAAGGTATCAAAAACGGATTGGGTTTCGATATCGTACATTACCTTGTTCGACCGGATCAGTAGGCCTGACGTCCGCAAGATCGGCCGCTGCACACCTGCGGGCAGTTGATCGGTGAAATAAGCCTGTGCTGCGCCACACAGGGTGCAATATGGGATGCCAAGATCGCGGCCGCCTAATGTATCATTCACCATTTCACGCACTTCCATGATGCGACGGGGATAGGCGCGGGCTTCACCATTGATGGCGATCCCGAATATGATGTCGTCATCTTTCAACCATATGGCGTCTTCGGCTTTGTCGACCTCTGGGTTGTCGACAGCGGGGATGCAGTGGCAGATTTCATCTGTCGTGTCATAGGGGCGTGCATCAATATTCACGCCGCCCCAGTCGACCAGATGCCAATCAATGTCGCCTTCGACAAATAGGGTCTCCCATCCCGGTACGTAGTTCGTG
The Rhodobacteraceae bacterium S2214 genome window above contains:
- a CDS encoding YHYH protein; this encodes MTRPAYIASVLCLFAAPAAAHEDHCAAVADSVADAGFSDSVTVTCSDSHATLTSDTYPDHDMMTGIVATNEQVPVPADYSAPILLAPVFSGTPLTRDAALGVAVNGVPIYDYTGGGEMTEADLAHHQAQHDTLQTGQLDVCGGHAGRGDDYHYHVAPTCMIAQMENAGPDAIIGWAFDGYPIYGDSNPDGSAIIAGSLDVCNGQTDDTFGYRYHTSADAPYIVQCLMGVVADFDQLPRVRPLTATTGGGAEPGRPPRGGVEDLVFTQNDDGSRSMDYTYEGQDYYIRYAPSDQANCYDYTTETVTNAGQVMQGEFCR
- a CDS encoding DUF3179 domain-containing protein, with translation MFRQAIATVIAVCLSSVPVSAQTTPLPDYVIAAFGEPPAIPEGPLTADTIAAVDDVLAIAVNQSDWTPTDTDALDIIAQTRDPRLVWLLTDMQRFAWRPEFRAALTRTAADILDTSFESGRQRTEIINKMMAWDMPAYPDYLSHKARVFTNYVPGWETLFVEGDIDWHLVDWGGVNIDARPYDTTDEICHCIPAVDNPEVDKAEDAIWLKDDDIIFGIAINGEARAYPRRIMEVREMVNDTLGGRDLGIPYCTLCGAAQAYFTDQLPAGVQRPILRTSGLLIRSNKVMYDIETQSVFDTFTGKAVAGPLAETGLQLDQATVITADWGTWRTTFPDTTVLKEELALGRDFNLRETRDANGPIFPVGDVDPRLGVHEDVIGAITANGMPVAFPRSLAVAALRAGQSVTFNDVKLELFAGGLRAVGPDGQDLGSHQAFWFAWSQFYPNTALWEG